A window from Triticum aestivum cultivar Chinese Spring chromosome 6D, IWGSC CS RefSeq v2.1, whole genome shotgun sequence encodes these proteins:
- the LOC123144376 gene encoding uncharacterized protein isoform X2, whose translation MDHPWRFPAGAGNDLCPVCTAPHFPFCPPPPLPPHPFPYDLHPPLPPPPPQYHAPFHPPPPPPPMWAPPGPHPYDLLDTEGPHKRMRVGEAPPFSGPPPPYPPMLGRASVEGERLLGLIREHGHGRAQLPPAQWHGEPYPPDGFGYGDDGGYPLQNYNNPYAQGGNFTDYDLVRRMPPPPMPFDRYSALDSVGGSQEKYFDHHHHHQFHPEAMPGAPPLPSVPQHAEAGNHYDSRDWRHHAGVVPPPPDPPVPSTPDYHAMPPLPAANSSLFPVLSSSLATTSLPPSDNTLHHSHLMPNANYYNGPNQNEGVDFVHRQQSEQHLGDRMPTHDKHSFNNVEVNIVNACDLFKQPLRASRPDHIVIILRGLPGSGKSYLAKALRDLEVESGGSAPRIHSMDDYFMIEVEKVEDNEGSKSSTASKGRKQLTKKVIEYCYEPEMEETYRSSMLNAFKKTLDEGNFTFVIVDDRNLRIADFAQFWASAKRSGYEVYLLEAPYKDPTGCAARNVHGFTLDDIKKMAGDWEEAPPLYVRLDTRSLFHGDNLHEHSIQEVDMDTEDNDDADDTAVNTQSGSSKKAILESADDIPDQGDKWDSSDEEDLDDIKELGQSKWSKDFDEDTDKSKHADGSTHTLSGLAKTYDTHKKTLTWGDRLEKGGFSIGAVKRRLTSSLIIGPGSGYNLVSNPLSEDNSTGVKDKVNNETKRRFSEQLRDEGQSFRAVFDHRKQRIGVFDNGKMSNP comes from the exons ATGGATCATCCATGGCGCTTCCCAGCCGGCGCCGGCAACGACCTCTGCCCCGTCTGCACCGCGCCCCACTTCCCCTTTTGCCCGCCTCCGCCTCTCCCGCCCCACCCCTTTCCCTACGATCTCCACCCACCGCTCCCTCCTCCCCCGCCGCAGTACCATGCCCccttccacccgccgccgccgccgccgccgatgtggGCTCCTCCGGGGCCGCACCCGTACGATCTCCTCGACACGGAAGGCCCCCACAAGAGGATGCGCGTGGGGGAGGCGCCTCCGTTCTCCGGCCCGCCCCCTCCGTACCCGCCAATGTTGGGCAGGGCTTCCGTGGAGGGAGAGCGGCTGCTCGGGCTGATCCGGGAGCATGGCCATGGCCGCGCTCAGCTGCCGCCTGCACAGTGGCATGGCGAACCGTATCCACCCGATGGTTTCGGCTATGGAGATGATGGAGGCTATCCTCTTCAAAATTATAATAATCCCTATGCGCAGGGAGGCAATTTCACTGATTACGATCTCGTCAGAAGGATGCCACCTCCGCCGATGCCATTTGATAGGTATAGTGCCTTAGATTCGGTAGGAGGATCTCAGGAGAAGTATTTCgaccaccatcaccatcaccagtTTCACCCTGAAGCAATGCCTGGTGCTCCACCACTTCCTTCAGTACCTCAACATGCTGAGGCAGGAAACCATTATGATTCCCGCGATTGGCGTCATCATGCGGGTGTTGTTCCGCCACCACCAGATCCTCCAGTGCCTTCTACCCCAGATTACCATGCAATGCCACCTCTGCCAGCAGCAAACTCGTCGTTGTTTCCTGTCCTCTCCAGTTCCCTGGCTACTACATCACTTCCACCCAGTGATAATACCTTGCATCATTCCCATCTGATGCCAAACGCAAATTATTACAATGGACCCAACCAAAATGAG GGGGTAGATTTTGTACATCGGCAACAATCGGAGCAGCATTTGGGGGATAGAATGCCAACACATGACAAACATTCTTTTAACAATGTGGAAGTCAATATTGTTAATGCATGTGACTTGTTCAAGCAGCCCCTTCGTGCTTCACGCCCTGATCATATTGTTATTATCCTGCGAGGGCTTCCAG GTAGTGGAAAGAGCTACCTTGCGAAGGCATTGCGTGATCTTGAAGTTGAGAGTGGTGGAAGTGCACCCAGAATTCACTCGATGGATGACTATTTCATGATTGAGGTTGAGAAG GTCGAAGACAACGAAGGGTCTAAATCTTCTACTGCATCCAAAGGACGGAAACAGTTGACCAAGAAAGTGATTGAATATTGTTATGAGCCTGAAATGGAGGAG ACCTACAGATCAAGCATGTTAAACGCGTTTAAGAAGACCCTTGATGAAGGGAATTTCACATTTGTGATCG TGGATGACCGCAATCTGCGGATAGCTGATTTTGCTCAATTTTGGGCAAGCGCGAAG AGATCTGGCTATGAGGTCTACTTGCTCGAGGCACCATACAAGGATCCAACA ggctgtgctgctaggaatgTGCATGGGTTTACATTGGATGATATAAAAAAGATGGCAGGTGACTGGGAGGAGGCTCCACCACTATATGTGCGACTAGATACCCGT TCTTTATTCCATGGTGACAATCTTCATGAGCATTCTATACAAGAG GTTGATATGGACACAGAGGATAACGATGATGCTGATGATACAGCAGTTAACACCCAGTCTGGAAGCTCAAAGAAGGCTATACTTGAATCAGCAGATGATATACCTGATCAAG GGGACAAGTGGGATTCATCAGATGAAGAAGACTTAGATGACATTAAGGAGCTAGGACAGAGCAAATGGTCAAAAGATTTTGACGAGGATACTGACAAGTCCAAGCATGCAGATGGAAGTACACATACTCTTTCTGGGCTGGCCAAGACATATGACACTCATAAAAAAACACTTACTTGGGGTGATCGG CTTGAAAAGGGTGGATTTTCTATCGGTGCAGTCAAAAGGAGACTCACTTCATCTTTAATCATAGGACCTGGATCAGGGTACAATTTG GTCTCCAACCCCTTGTCTGAAGATAATTCCACAGGCGTGAAGGATAAAGTAAACAATGAAACAAAAAGACGGTTCAGTGAGCAACTTCGTGATGAAGGTCAATCCTTCAGGGCAGTTTTCGACCATAGAAAACAGCGCATTGGGGTTTTCGACAACGGGAAAATGAGTAATCCGTGA
- the LOC123144376 gene encoding uncharacterized protein isoform X1, giving the protein MDHPWRFPAGAGNDLCPVCTAPHFPFCPPPPLPPHPFPYDLHPPLPPPPPQYHAPFHPPPPPPPMWAPPGPHPYDLLDTEGPHKRMRVGEAPPFSGPPPPYPPMLGRASVEGERLLGLIREHGHGRAQLPPAQWHGEPYPPDGFGYGDDGGYPLQNYNNPYAQGGNFTDYDLVRRMPPPPMPFDRYSALDSVGGSQEKYFDHHHHHQFHPEAMPGAPPLPSVPQHAEAGNHYDSRDWRHHAGVVPPPPDPPVPSTPDYHAMPPLPAANSSLFPVLSSSLATTSLPPSDNTLHHSHLMPNANYYNGPNQNEGVDFVHRQQSEQHLGDRMPTHDKHSFNNVEVNIVNACDLFKQPLRASRPDHIVIILRGLPGSGKSYLAKALRDLEVESGGSAPRIHSMDDYFMIEVEKKVEDNEGSKSSTASKGRKQLTKKVIEYCYEPEMEETYRSSMLNAFKKTLDEGNFTFVIVDDRNLRIADFAQFWASAKRSGYEVYLLEAPYKDPTGCAARNVHGFTLDDIKKMAGDWEEAPPLYVRLDTRSLFHGDNLHEHSIQEVDMDTEDNDDADDTAVNTQSGSSKKAILESADDIPDQGDKWDSSDEEDLDDIKELGQSKWSKDFDEDTDKSKHADGSTHTLSGLAKTYDTHKKTLTWGDRLEKGGFSIGAVKRRLTSSLIIGPGSGYNLVSNPLSEDNSTGVKDKVNNETKRRFSEQLRDEGQSFRAVFDHRKQRIGVFDNGKMSNP; this is encoded by the exons ATGGATCATCCATGGCGCTTCCCAGCCGGCGCCGGCAACGACCTCTGCCCCGTCTGCACCGCGCCCCACTTCCCCTTTTGCCCGCCTCCGCCTCTCCCGCCCCACCCCTTTCCCTACGATCTCCACCCACCGCTCCCTCCTCCCCCGCCGCAGTACCATGCCCccttccacccgccgccgccgccgccgccgatgtggGCTCCTCCGGGGCCGCACCCGTACGATCTCCTCGACACGGAAGGCCCCCACAAGAGGATGCGCGTGGGGGAGGCGCCTCCGTTCTCCGGCCCGCCCCCTCCGTACCCGCCAATGTTGGGCAGGGCTTCCGTGGAGGGAGAGCGGCTGCTCGGGCTGATCCGGGAGCATGGCCATGGCCGCGCTCAGCTGCCGCCTGCACAGTGGCATGGCGAACCGTATCCACCCGATGGTTTCGGCTATGGAGATGATGGAGGCTATCCTCTTCAAAATTATAATAATCCCTATGCGCAGGGAGGCAATTTCACTGATTACGATCTCGTCAGAAGGATGCCACCTCCGCCGATGCCATTTGATAGGTATAGTGCCTTAGATTCGGTAGGAGGATCTCAGGAGAAGTATTTCgaccaccatcaccatcaccagtTTCACCCTGAAGCAATGCCTGGTGCTCCACCACTTCCTTCAGTACCTCAACATGCTGAGGCAGGAAACCATTATGATTCCCGCGATTGGCGTCATCATGCGGGTGTTGTTCCGCCACCACCAGATCCTCCAGTGCCTTCTACCCCAGATTACCATGCAATGCCACCTCTGCCAGCAGCAAACTCGTCGTTGTTTCCTGTCCTCTCCAGTTCCCTGGCTACTACATCACTTCCACCCAGTGATAATACCTTGCATCATTCCCATCTGATGCCAAACGCAAATTATTACAATGGACCCAACCAAAATGAG GGGGTAGATTTTGTACATCGGCAACAATCGGAGCAGCATTTGGGGGATAGAATGCCAACACATGACAAACATTCTTTTAACAATGTGGAAGTCAATATTGTTAATGCATGTGACTTGTTCAAGCAGCCCCTTCGTGCTTCACGCCCTGATCATATTGTTATTATCCTGCGAGGGCTTCCAG GTAGTGGAAAGAGCTACCTTGCGAAGGCATTGCGTGATCTTGAAGTTGAGAGTGGTGGAAGTGCACCCAGAATTCACTCGATGGATGACTATTTCATGATTGAGGTTGAGAAG AAGGTCGAAGACAACGAAGGGTCTAAATCTTCTACTGCATCCAAAGGACGGAAACAGTTGACCAAGAAAGTGATTGAATATTGTTATGAGCCTGAAATGGAGGAG ACCTACAGATCAAGCATGTTAAACGCGTTTAAGAAGACCCTTGATGAAGGGAATTTCACATTTGTGATCG TGGATGACCGCAATCTGCGGATAGCTGATTTTGCTCAATTTTGGGCAAGCGCGAAG AGATCTGGCTATGAGGTCTACTTGCTCGAGGCACCATACAAGGATCCAACA ggctgtgctgctaggaatgTGCATGGGTTTACATTGGATGATATAAAAAAGATGGCAGGTGACTGGGAGGAGGCTCCACCACTATATGTGCGACTAGATACCCGT TCTTTATTCCATGGTGACAATCTTCATGAGCATTCTATACAAGAG GTTGATATGGACACAGAGGATAACGATGATGCTGATGATACAGCAGTTAACACCCAGTCTGGAAGCTCAAAGAAGGCTATACTTGAATCAGCAGATGATATACCTGATCAAG GGGACAAGTGGGATTCATCAGATGAAGAAGACTTAGATGACATTAAGGAGCTAGGACAGAGCAAATGGTCAAAAGATTTTGACGAGGATACTGACAAGTCCAAGCATGCAGATGGAAGTACACATACTCTTTCTGGGCTGGCCAAGACATATGACACTCATAAAAAAACACTTACTTGGGGTGATCGG CTTGAAAAGGGTGGATTTTCTATCGGTGCAGTCAAAAGGAGACTCACTTCATCTTTAATCATAGGACCTGGATCAGGGTACAATTTG GTCTCCAACCCCTTGTCTGAAGATAATTCCACAGGCGTGAAGGATAAAGTAAACAATGAAACAAAAAGACGGTTCAGTGAGCAACTTCGTGATGAAGGTCAATCCTTCAGGGCAGTTTTCGACCATAGAAAACAGCGCATTGGGGTTTTCGACAACGGGAAAATGAGTAATCCGTGA